The DNA segment CGGACAGCCCCATCTGGCCGTAGCACCAGGAGACAAAGCAGGCGCACCACTCCACGCGACTGTTAAAGCCGTACCAGCTCCAGTAGGGCTGACCGCCCACATTGCCCACCTGGCTTTTGGCTATATCCACCACGGCCTGATTGCCGGGGCGGGTGCCGTTGACGAACTCAACACCAGCTAAACTCTCGGAATCGCTGGTGTCGGAGGAACCACCGCCGAAAATCAGCGGCTTGTTGCCCAGCGTCTGCCGGTACACCTGGTACATCTCCAGCTGTTCCGGGGTCAACAGCTCCGAGGCAACAGACGAAATGGGCTTGCTGGTGAGCTTCACATTCAGAATGTAATACTCATACGGGACTTCCTCGGTGGTTGTTTCGCCGGTCACAGGGTCCGTGGAAGTTTCGGTGCGGTATCGTATCTCCACTTCCTCGGTGAGCGTCAGCTGATATTGTGCGTCGAACACGCGCTCCAGCTCTGCCTGGGCGCTCTGCCGGGTGTAGCCCTGCAAGACAGCAGACAGGTAGGCCGCCAGCTCATGGGGGTCATGCCCGATCATATCCAGGTCATAGCGGTACTCGTCATACCCCGGATGGCTGCTTTCGATATTAACAATTTTGGCTTGCAGCGCCGCTTCCTTGGCTGCGTAGTCGGCCTCCACCGCCACCAGCTCCGGGTCATCCGACGGATAGGTGGTGCCGGACACCACGGAACCGATACTCTGCGCCATCATGGAGCAGGAGGACATGGTGTTGAGCAGCATACAGACCAGCAGGAAGATCGCGCCCGCAATCAGGAAGCCCTTTTTGTGGCGCATGACAAATGCCCCGGCCTCCTGTGCCTTTTCCTTAACCGTCTTGGCGGCCTTCCCGGTCTTTTGGGCTGTGCTGGCGGTGTTCCCGGCAGCTTGACCGGCGCGCTTGGCGGCAGCGTATTCCTTTTTGATGGCCTGCTTCTGCTGCCAGCGGGAGATGGGGTTGCTGGCAAGCTGGGGTTTTTCCCGCAGGGACTTCTGATACAGGGCGTTCACATTGGCCTTCTCCAGCTTCTGCTCGGCCTGGGCCGCCTTGCGGTAGGGCTTCAACTTGTGGCTGCGGTAGCCTTCCCGTGCAAGCCTAACGCCGGTCTCGGCAGCTTCCTCGGACTTGTGGGCGCTTTCCACGCCCACATTGTCCTGTTCGGTCTCCTGGATTTCCTTATGGATTTTTCCCATTGCAGCATTGGCGGGAGTGTCCCTCACCGCATGGGACAATTTGGAGGGCGGCTTCTTCTTGTCCTCCAGCACCAGCTTGGTGGTCACTTTGCCGGTCTCCGGGTCCACCGTCTTTTGCCGGACCTGCTTTTTGGGGATTTTGGCTTGCGCCTTGTCTGCTTTGGCGGCGGCCTTGTCCGCCTTACGGATGGGCTTCTCCAGCGCCGGGTCAGCCCGTTCCTCGTCCGTAAAGCGCAGGCGCGGTTCCTTATTCAAACCATTCCCCCAACATGAGGGAGGCCGTCATGTAGCGCAGCTCCACATAGACGGCCAGCCCCACAGGGTCACGGGAGGGGTGCTGAAGCAGATTGGCGTAGATCTGCGCCACCACATTGGCCAGCAGCTCGGACTGGCTGCCCTCGAAGATGATGACAGCGGGAACACCGTTCATGGCACACCAGATTTCCGTCAGGCGCAGCAGGCCCGCTTCGCCATCCTCGTTCAGCTCCGCTGCCTGATCCGCCGCCGTGCGGGTCTCGCTGACGGCATCGGCCAGCTCGGTGAGCAGATAGGTGCGCTCACTCTCCAGGGCATCGTCAAAAAACATCATGGTGTTCAGTTCAGTATTGGGTTTCATGGTCATTCATCCTCCTTTTTCAGTTCCTGGGGTTTGGTGGTCATAATGCGGTACAGCTCGGTATTCTTCGGGAAGTGATCCACGAAAGGCAAGATCGTTGAGCCATAGAACAGCAGGCCCTCGCCCTCGCTGGAGTGGGTCACATAGGAAAGTTGGTGCGGGGAAATGCCCAGCTGCTTGGCGAGAATCTGCCGGTCTCCGCCCGCCTGGTTGAGCATATACACGAAGTCGGAGTTTTCAAAGATGTTCTCTACCTCGCGGCTGCTCAAAAGGTCTTTGACATTCTGCGTGATGCCGGTGGGAATGCCGCCCCACTTGCGGAAACGCTTCCAAATCTCGACGGTATAAGCGGCGGTCTGCTCCTCTTTCAGTAGCAGGTGCATCTCGTCGATGTAGTAGCGGGTGGACTTGTGGGCGGCACGGTTGATGGTGACGCGGTTCCACACCTGGTCCTGGACCACCAGCATACCGATCTTTTTCAGCTGCTTGCCCAATTCTTTGATGTCATAACAGACAATGCGGTTGTTGATGTCCACATTGCTGCGATGATTGAACACATTGAGGGAGCCGGTAACGTAGATTTCCAGCGCCGTGGCGATGTACTGCGCTTCCTTTTCGTCCTGCGCCCGCAAAAGGTTATACAAATCCTCCAGAACGGGCATATTCTCCGGGCGCGGGTCGTTCAGATAGTCCTGATATACCAGCCGCACACAACGGTCGATGATGGTTTTCTGCACCGGCTGCAAGCCCTCCTTGCCGCCCACAATCAGCTCACACAAGCTGAGAATGAAGTCGGACTTGAGGGACAGCGGGCTTTCATCGTCCGAGTAATCCAGGTTCAGGTCCATGGGGTTGATGTAGTTGGTGGAAGTGGGCGAAATCTTAATGACCTGCCCGTGCAGGCGTTCCACCAGGGGCGCGTACTCTGCCTCCGGGTCACAGATGATGACATCATCTGTTGTGAGCAGAAAACAGTTGGCGATCTCACGCTTGGCGCTGAAGGACTTGCCGGAACCCGGCGTACCAAGGATCAGGCCGTTGGGGTTTTTCAGCAGCTTGCGGTCCACCATGATGAGGTTGCTGGACAAGGCATTGATGCCATAGTACAGCGCCTCTTTACCGTTCTGGAAAAGTTCCTGGGTGGTAAACGGCACGAAGATGGCCGTGGAACTGGTAGTTAGACCGCGCTGAATCTCAATCTGATTGAGACCCAGGGGCAGGCAGCTCATCAGCCCTTCTTCCTGCTGGAAGTCAAGCCTTGTCAGCTGGCAGTTGTACTTCTGCGCGATGGAACTGGCCTGGAATACATTGTTGTCCAGCTGGCGCGGGGTGTCAGCCGTGTTCAGCACCAGGAAAGTCACGAGGAACATTCGCTCGTTGCGGCTCTGCAAATCCTGCAAGAGCTTTTTGGCCTCGGCACCGTAGGTAGCAAGGTCGGAGGGAATGATGTCCATGTCATATCCGGCACGGACTGCTTTTTTCTGTTCCTCGATTTTGGATTTGTCCAGGTCAGTGATCTTGCGCTTGACCGTCTTGATGGCCTTGATCTGGTCTACCGACTGGATATGCAGACTGACAACCAGATTGGATTCCATGTCCAAAAACTCCGCCAGCATTCGGTCATTCAGTTCCGGCGCGAGGATTTGTACGAAGCTGACCGCCCCGTACTTTTTCCCCATTCTGAACTGCTTGCCGGTGCGGAACTCAAACCCAGACGGCGCGATGAAGTCCTTGGTGGACAGGCCACTGGACGGAAGCCAATCCCACTCAAAGCGGAACGGCAGCTGCTCATCCATGTGGAAGATACCGTGAAGCTGGGCAAGTCTTGCCTTACCATCGAGAGTCTCAGCAGCCACGCCCAGACGCTTGAAGTTATTGAGAATGTCGGTCTCAATACGCTCCAAACGTGGTTTGGCCGATTTGATGCTGTCTGCATCAATGCCGAAGGTGAGATACTTGGTTTTGATAAGGCCGTTGTTGCCCTTTGCCAGCTGGTTTTGCAGCATGGTCATGTACTCAACCCGAATACTGTCAAAGTCATCCCCCTGGAGAGGAATGGAAATGGCACGGGCAAAAGTCTCTTTGGAAGCTGCAAGATTCAAAAAAGACAGCTCAAATTTGATCGAGCTGTCGAAGTAGTTGAGAAAATCACACCAGCCCTCAAAGATCGCTGTTTTGTCCTCGTTCTGCGAGAGCTGATAGTTGATGTCCTGGAACTGGATGGTCTTTGTGTAATGGCCGTCTGCCACGCGGCAGATGCCGTCCGGCCACATCCGTTCATAGGGGATGCTGTCCTGAGCCGATTTTTCCTTTTTGTCTGTGCGATTGGCACGGGCAATGGCAGCCTCAATCTGCTTTCTGTCGGCGCGGGACAGTTTTTTCTTTGTTCTGACCGGCTGCACAGCTTTTTCCTCGTTTTTGCCGAGCAGCCGGTGCAGCCAGCTTTTGATTGCCGTGAACAATGTCGTACACCTCCTCGTCAAGATTTGCCTGCCGCTCCAGAGCGGCATAGAAGTTATTGGTGCGGTACGGGCGCTGCTTGGGACGAATCACCGTGACACGGATGATATTCCCTAATACCTTTTCCAGTGGCTGACCGTGTTTTTCATACATCGCCAGCATAAAGAAGGGCAGCATGACAAGCATCATACACATAGCTGCCACGCTGTTTCCCGCAGGCCCCCGGAGCAGAAAGAAAAGCGGTACGCCAATCAGCGCCCCGCCGGTGAAGCAGATCAACTGCCTCTTGGTCAGGTTGAAAGCAACCTTTGTTTTGACTTTGTTTAGGTCTTTTGGTACGGGTACATAAGCCAATGGGATTTCCTCCTTTCTGGTTAGTGTGCGTTAAACACAGCTTTTGCGAGGCTGCTGGTCTTAAAGAGCGTAAAGCACAGCAGAACCGTATAGCCCACACAGCTCCAGATGGCCTTGATAATGTCAGCTTCCGTTGCGATGTTCTGTACCAGCACAGCATAGATCGCCACACAGACGATGATGAGAAACGCCTGGAAGCCAAGGGCAAGCAGAGAACGCAGATAGTTCTGGCCCATGCCGCCCGATTCCTTGCTCATCATGGTAGCCATAGGGATAGGGGCCACCGAAGTCACAAGGTAAATCTCAATCATACGGCCATAAATCACGATAAAGATACAGATATACAGCGCCCACATGGTAAATCCGATGGCGAGGGACTGTACCCATAAGCCAAGCAAAGGCCCCAGGTCCATTTCCATCAGCCGGGATTCCATATCGGTCATTACAGAGGAGATGTCGATAGATGCGTCGGAACCGATGATGCCTGCCGACTGCGCTACTACGCTTTGGGTCATGTCGAACACGCCCATAACGATGTTCCATGTATTGGTGACAAGAAGAATGGCAGCGGCAGATTTGAACACCCACTTGAAGATCATCCAGGTATCCACATCATGCAGGTTGTTTCGGTCGGTAATCATCTGAATCAGCTCCAGCGTCATCACGATAGCTAGGATCACGCCAGCAATCGGCACCATGATGGAGTTGGAGAGATTCTGGATCATGCTGAAAATGCTCCCGTTCCAGCCCTGCGGGGTCTGGCCTACCTGTGTAGCAATGTCTGCGACCTGCTGGTTTACGCTGTCGAACATCCCCGATAAGTTTCCCATGATGCCGCCCACCAGCATTTCTTTGAGCCATTGGGTCAGGGCATCCAGTAAGAAATCCATACGGTGTCAACCTCCTTTCAGCCGCCCCCGCTTAGGGGCAGGGGCGGCAAGGATTTCTTATGACAGCTTAACGACGGGAGCGATTAGACGGTGAACAGGCCGGAAAGCAGGGGTACGAGGACCATGCCGACCACGGCGACGCCAGCGCCAGCCATGAGCTGCTTCATGCCCTGGGACTTTACTGATGTGCGATAAAGAAGTAATAGAAGTGTAAAAAATTTTGCCGTTCCTATCCGGCACTCGCGCGTTGTGTCGGATAGGTCGGGCGTTAGGCTTCGGGCAAGTCAATCTTGCCGACAAAGCTGTAATAAATCTCAATGTCCTGCCTGCGGGTGCCGTTCTCGTCATAGCTGCACTCATGCACGACGATTTTCTCAATCATCTCCCGCAAGAGGGTGGGGGTCAATTCCTCAAAGGCAAGGTGCTTTCGGACGATACCCATAAACTTTTCCGCATTGACGGTGGCGGCCTGCGACTTGGAAAGTTCCTCCTGCAAAGCGGCGGCGCGGTCTTTCAGTTCCCGCTGTTCCTGCTCATAGTCTGCCGACAGTTCCATGAAACGCTCGTCGCTGATTTTGCCGTTCACATTGTCCTCATACAGCCGCTTGATTATGCGGCTCACTTCAGAAATGCGCTCCTGTGCCTGTTCAAGCTGCTTCGTGGCTGCGGCGGTCTTTCTCTTGCCGCCGATCTCGTTCTGCTGGATAAGCAGCTTCACAAAGCGGCTCTCATGCTTGGCGGCATACTCGGTCACTTGCCGGAGATTGGAGAGGACACCGGCGGTCAACAGGTCGGTGCGGATAAAGTGCGCCGTACAGTCGCGGGTGCGCTTCTTGTAGCTGCCGCAGATGTAACAGTCCTGCTTGCGGTTCTTGTTCTGATACCGCTGCTGGTACATCACATGGCCGCAGTCGGCGCAGAACAGCATACCGGAGAACAGCCCCACTTCATCATAGCGGTTCGGGCGTTTGCGCTGCTTGCGTAACTCCTGCACGCGCTCCCATGTTTCCGTGTCGATAATCGGCTCATGGTGGTTCGGGAAAATGGCCTGCTTCTCGATGGGGTTCTCTACGCTGTGCTTGGTCTTGTAAGAGGGCTTCTCCGTCTTGAAGTTTACCAGACAGCCGGTGTACTCCCGGTTTTCCAACAGGTGGACAACGGTATTTGTCGCCCATTTGCACTCATAGCCGGGGTGATAGCGGCGTGTGCTGCCAGTCCGCTGATATTCCAGCGTCCCCGGCGTGGGGATTTGCTGCTCCGTAAGCATACGGGCAATCTTGGTCGGGCCGTTCCCGGCAAGGCAAAGCTGGTATATCTGCTTGACTACCGGCGCGGTTTCCTCGTCAACGATATAGTTCTCGTCCTCGTCCATGAGGTAGCCATACACCGGCTTGCTGGTAACGGGCTTGCCGCTCATGCCTTTTGCTCGTTTTACTGCCTTGATTTTCTTGCTCGTATCTCTCACCAGCCATTCGTTGAACAGATTTCGCAGAGGGGTAAAATCGTTGTCCATGCCGCCGTTTGCGCTGTCCACATTGTCGTTGACAGCGATAAAACGCACTCCCTTTTGAGGGAACAGCATTTCCGTGTAAAATCCCACCTGCAAGTAGTTACGCCCTAACCGGCTCATGTCCTTGACGATGACCGTACCCACTTTCCCGGCTTCAATGTCTGCAAGCATGGCTTGAAAACCGGGCCTTTGAAAGTTCGCGCCGGAATAGCCGTCGTCGGTGTACCAGCGCAGGTTGGTAAAGCCATTCTGTTTTGCAAAGGTTTCGAGTATCCGTTTTTGGTTCGATATGGAATTACTCTCGCCTTGCAATTCGTCCTCATGGGACAATCTCGGATAAAGGGCGGTAATGAGGTTTTGGGTGGCTTGTCTTAACATAAAATCCTCCGTTTCCGACAGCCAGCCCCACTATTCCGTGGTTTCATTGTACCACGGAACAGGGCTGGTTGTATAGCGGCAAAAGTGTCAAATCTGCTTCTTTACAGCTTGTCAAATCGCCGGTTTTTGTGTAGCAGCGGCTTCCGCTTCCAGTACCCGCGCCATTTTGTCGGCGGCGGTGGTGGTAGTGTCTTTCTTGAAATAGCCGGACACGACAAGGACGGAATTGCCCATGCGGATTTCCGTCACACAGTCGGGGCGGCGGGCGGTGCGGGTGTCGGGCTGCTTGTTATCTGCCATAGGCAATACTCCTTTCACTCGTTCATCAGTTCTTTCAAAAGCCCCAGCTTGTCCTGTGCGGCCTTTTTGCGGAAATTGCCGCCGGTACAGCACACCGGGGGACACATTTCCAGCACCCGGTCATAAATCCGGGAATGGGCGGTGTCTTTTGGGTGCTGCAACTCTGAAAGCGTGAGGTTGGTCGTGACGATCAGCGGCTTGCGGCTGCGGTAACGGCTGTCAATCACATGGAAAACCTGTTCCAGCCCGTATTCTGTCCCGCGCTCCATACCGAAGTCGTCAAGGATTAGCAGCGGATAGCGGCAAAGACGGGAAATATATTCATTCCTGCCCTCAAAGCTGGCGGCAAGGTCATTGAGGATAAGGGCAAAATTCGTCATATAGACGGGGATTTCTTTCTCCATGAGGGCGTTTGCGATACAGCCCGCAAGGTAACTCTTGCCGGTGCCGACGCTCCCCCAGAACAGGCAGCCCACATTCCCGGCGTAAGCCCGTTCCCAGTTCTTCACATAGTTGCGCGCCCGGATTGCCTGCGGGTTCTGGCCGTTGTCGTTCTCAAAAGTCCAGTCCCGCATGGCGGGGTCGGTAAAGCCCCGGCGTTTCAAGTCCTCTACGGTGTCAAGGTGCTTTTGCCGTTTCTCGGCGGCTTCCCGTTCCTCGCGGGCGGCTCTCTGGCAGTCGCACTCTGCCGGGTGGCGGTCACGGCCAAAGATAGCGGCCTTGTCCGGCGCAAAATAGGCTTCTTTCGGCTTATGGCACTTGCCGCAGTACAGTAAACCGTCCTCGCCGGTGTAGTCCTCCTGCTCCGGGGTGGTGGCGGTCAATCTGTCAATCATTTCTGAAAATGTGGTGTTCATAGGCTCTCTCCCTCCTTGAATGAGTAATCGGGGACGCCCTGTTTTGCGGCTCCCTTTCTGTCCCGGTCTGCCCACATACGGACAGCGGCGGCATAGTTGCGGTAATCTTTCCCGGTGGCGGCGATATACTGGCTCAATTCCTCGATGAACCGTTCCAGCCTGTCGGGGTACTCTGCCTGCAACTCGTCGTATTCGGTCTGTGACAGAAAAATATTCTGGTATCTGCCAAAAGCTGCGGGCGGCTCCCCACTCGCTCCCATTGTTTGGTTCTCTGTAAGGTTGTTTATAGTAGTTTGGTTAGGGGACGGTTTTCCGACCATCATAAGGTCGGTTTTCTGACCATCAGTAGGTCGGTTTTCCGGCTCTGTGAGGGTCGGATTTCCGGCCATCAGTTGGTCGGAAAACTGTACCTGTGGCACACGCGGCACTTTCACATATAGCCGGTTCGGTGCGGAGAAGCCGCCCCGTTCCCGTTCCAAAAGCCCCGCCATGTCCAGTTCGTTAAGCGCCCCCTTTATGGTGGTGCTGCCTTTATCCAGTATTTCGGCTATCTCCGCGATGGGATAGATAATATAAATCCTGCCCTCGTCGTCCTGCCACTTGTTCTTCTGGGAGAGGGTGGAGCGGTCTAACAGCAGCGCATAGAGCAGCTTGGCGGTCTGGGAAATCTCCATTTTGAACAGGAAACGGGGATAGGGCAGATAGGCGGGCAGCTTCGTGTCTGCCGTGATATAATCAGCGATAGTATCACCTCCCTGTGTTCGGGTTGATTTTGGCGGTTTGTACGCATTTAGAACGCCGTTTCCGGAGGAAAAGGATAAATGTATCGCACACCCTTTGACACCCACGAAAAAAGCCTTGATTTATGCGGGTTTGAAAGGCTCTAAAGCGTGACATTTATGCCTTTGTTTCCGTTTTCGCTCGGCGGCTTTGATTTTCTTCATGCGTCCGGCGCAGTCGGGGCAGTATTTTCCCCGGTTGGATTTGGGGACAAAGGCCGCGCCGCAGACGGCGCACCGTTTCCGGCTCCCCCGGTACAAGAGGGCTGCGGCCAGTTCCCCGTCAAGGGGCAGGACAGCCACACGGAACCACCGGCACATGAGGGAAAGGGAAATGCTCTGGACGCACACGCAAGGCTCCCCGTCATCTAACAGCAGACAGTTCCCTCCATCGTAGTTACAGCACTCATGCACCAGCCGCCGCGCCCGCCGGTGCTGTCGGTAGTCCATGCGGGGCAGCTTATCGTTCATGGCTCTGCTCCTTTCTGCGGCGGGGTTCCTCCCGGCGCAAAATCTGGTCGATGTTCCGCTTGACGGTCTGCAACTCCGCATACCGCTGTTTCTGTTCGTGGTAGGTGTTATACAGGCCGGATTTCTTGGAAACAAGCTGCTCGATCTCGTCCCGCAACGCTTTCCGGGCGGGCAGCTTGGTAATACCATGCGCCTTGAAATACCGGGCGGCTGCGTCGGCTATGATAAAGTCGCTCTCATGCGCCTGCCGGTATGCGGCGCGGGCTTTCTCGGATTTCTGCGCTTTCAGCCCGTCGCGGGCGGGCTTGGTCTTGGCGTAGGCAAGCACCTGCCGCTGCAACTCCTTTTTCCCTTGTAGCTTCGTTTCCAGTGCTTTCAGTTCGCCGCTGGTCTGGCGCATTTCCTGATAGGCAGTATCAACGGCGGCTTCTAACTGCTCCGGGGAAGTAAAGCCGTATTCCTGATACACATTCAGCGTCGCGGCCATCTGTTTGAGGTTGTGCATGGTCGCCCAGCGTTCATAGCCCCGGCCTTTGCCCTCGGCTTTCTTCTGCTCAATGTCCACAAGCCGCTGCACATTCGGGGCGGTTCGGGCGGCTCTGTCTGCCCGCAGTTGGTCTTTGATAGAGGGCGGCGTACTGGATATAGCTGCGGCCTTTTCTGCGGTTCTGGCGGCGTTCTGTTCCAAAACGGCAAGGACAGCGGCGCGTTCAAAATCGTCGCCCAGCTTGCGGGCGGTAATGGGCTTTGTCCTGTCTGGCGTGAGGTAACTAAGCCGCCCCCGGCTCTCCTTGACGGCCACGCCCTCCCGCAGCAGCAGAGAGGAAAAGTCCTCGAATGAGGCCGCCGCAGACAGCGCGGCGCGTATGGTCTGCCGCAGCTTCTCCTTGTTCGTTTCAAACTTGGTCTGCCGGGGCGTGATACCGCCTGCAATCATGGGGGCGTTCTGCTTATCCAGCGCGGCCTGTCCCTTTTTCTGCGCCCAATACTCTCGGTCTGTGACGCGGTTCTTGCTGCCGTTCAAGAGGTCGATTTGATAAAGCCCCTCCCGGTGGCACATCTCCATGACTTCGGACTTGAAGTAGCGCAAGGCCGCGTCGGTACAGCGGTGCTTGCACCCGGCTTTCGTGTCGGCTGGCCTGTCCATGTAGGGCAGGAACGGCACTTCCTCAATCCGCAGGCTGTTAATGACGATATGCACATGGATATTGCCGCTGTGGTTATGCCCGTCCGGGTGAGTGCATACAAGGGCTTGGTGGCCGGGGAAATGTTCGGCGCAAAACTTCTCGCCCAATGCCTGCGCCCGGTCTACGGTCAAGCCGTTGTCCGGCCCGTCCCGTGGGTCAAAGCTGATGATATAGTGGTGGCTTTTCACATCTTCCCGCCGCTGGTTTTTCTCATAGCGGAGATTTGCCCGCATACACGCAACGGCAAAATCCTCCCCGCCGCAGTTCAGCGTGGACAGCCGGTAGTCCTCGCGGGGGATAAGCCTGCCGGTTTCATCAAGGACGGGCTTCATGGTAAACTCGTCATGCTCAAACAGCAGATACTGTTCGGCGGCTCCGTAGTCGGCGTTTTTAGAGTTGATATGCTTGAGTGTTGCCAACCGCGTCACCTACTTTCTGTAAGACTTCATACTTGAGGGCGGCAAGGTCGGCTATGGCGGCGCGTACCTCGCCGGACAGCGCGTTGTAGGGTGCGCCGTACTCGTTCAGACACCGGGCTATCTGGTTAAGGTTGCCGCCGATTTTGCCGTACTCGGCTGTGAGTTTCCCGACAGCGGAAAGCAGCTCGTCATTGACCGCTGATACATGGATAACGGGGCGTATGGCGGTGCGCCGTATCGCCTGCCGGAGAAATTCGGACTGGCTGATACCATAGGGCGCAAGCCGCGCTGTGAAGTCGGCGTATTCATCTTCGGACAGCCGGGTTTTCACAACGCGGCTGCGGTGGGGTGTGTTGTATCGCTTCGGCATAGGCTGAAAACCTCCTCTCACTATTCCTATTGCTGAATTTTTTCGGATTTTGGGCGGAGAATTTTTCCCCTCACTCCTCCTATTGGGCAACTTTTTTCTACTTTGGGCGGAGAAATCTCTCTACCCCTTTCATTGCTGAACTTTTCGGGAAATAACAAAAATTTTTTTGCGTTTGGGGTAAAAAACTCTCTACTTCTCCCATTGGGCAACTTTTTGGAAAATAACAAAAACTGTTTTCAGTTTTTTCGCCCGCAAGGGCGCAAAGCAGGGTTTGGGGAAGGCACTCCCCAACAAGTTTCCCGCGAGGGGCAAAACCGCAGAATTGCGGATTTTGGCACCGTGGTAGAAACTTGCTCTGTAACTGCCGCAAACTGCCCCTGTCTGGTTTTTGCGTACATAGAACGGACAGGGCGGGGCTTCCGGCTCGCTGTGTACGGTCTTTTTTCCTTTTCGCTAAAGATACATTTCAAAGGCCGCCAGCTACCCGCTGAAAGAAGATTTTTCAAAATTTCTTTTGCCTTAGTAATCCGGGCAACAGGTTTTTGGCAACCGGCGGGGCAGAAAATTTTTCCTTTCACTCCCTACACCACCGCGTTTTGAAATTTGCCAAACAAAACGGCTTATTTTCTCTTTGCTTCTTACTACGGACAAAAATCAGAAATGCCAAACGCCGGGGCAAAAAATTTCCCTCTCACTTACTACTACAATCCAAACAGGGCAAAATGGCCGGAAACGGAGCTGGGCAACAAAAAAAGCAGCAAATCTTTTTCAGACTTACTGCTTTCACTGGCCGCGCCGGTGGGCGGCGGGTATTCAGTTGTAAAGTTTATCGGTCAAAACGAAATTTGAATAAAGCAGCAATTAGCTTCTGCTTCACATATTCCTCAACCTCGGCGTTGACTTTCCCGTGTACTTTGGAACAGTAGCGGATATATCCGGCGTAGTGGGAAAGAACGGTGTCGATTGCGTCCGGGTCGCCCTCATGCGCCTTGACGATTGTTTCATAGGGGAGAAGTTTACTCATAGCGTTTTCCCTCCATAAGCCGCCGGAGCCGCTTCAAGGCAAGCTGGATATGCCGCCCCGCTGTGCTGCGTGTCCGGCCGATATGTACGCCGATCACGCGCTGCGGCTGGCGCATGAAATAGTAGCGGAAAATTTCTTCCTGCGTCTGCTCCGGCAAGAGGGCAAGGGCAGCGGCAAGTTCCGCATGGTACAGAACGGCGGTCTGTCCGCAGGCGGTAAAAAGATATTCTTCAAGCTGCTCCGGCTCGGCAAACTGGACAAACTTCTCATTCATCAGATAGTCAAGGGAAACTTCCCGTTCCCACCTCCGGCGCAGATTGATAACTTTATCTATGGCTGCATGACGAATGACAACCTTGCAAAAGGCGTTAAAGGTGTACTGGATATGCACCTTGTAGGCTTCATCTTCGGTCATGGAAATTCCCCCTCTCTGATAATAGTGCGGGGCGGCAGCACTCCTTGCTGTCGCCCCTTGATTGCCTGTTTGCAAAAGCGGGCGGGGCTGTCAACGGCGGCGCGTATGCGCCGTTCATCTTGACCGTTGACTGGCTCGGCTGGCTTTGCTATTTGAAATTAGTCTGAATAAATTTCTTTAATGCTGTTATTTTTTGCTCAATCGCTGATATGGTTTCCCGATACTCTCCCTCGTCTTTTCCTGTGGGATCTTCCAGCCCCCAATCTTCCCGATATTTGCAAGGTAGATAAGGACAGTTTACATTACACCCCATTGTTACAACAATATCAACAGGAGGAAGTGCGCTCAACAGTTTACTGTATTGCGTTTTTTCCATGTCAATGTTATAGAGTTGTTTCATCAACCGAACCGCTTCCTGATTGATTTGCGGTACAGTTTCTGTACCGGCAGAGTAACTTTCAA comes from the Eubacteriaceae bacterium Marseille-Q4139 genome and includes:
- a CDS encoding transposon-encoded TnpW family protein, with protein sequence MADNKQPDTRTARRPDCVTEIRMGNSVLVVSGYFKKDTTTTAADKMARVLEAEAAATQKPAI
- a CDS encoding ATP-binding protein, whose product is MNTTFSEMIDRLTATTPEQEDYTGEDGLLYCGKCHKPKEAYFAPDKAAIFGRDRHPAECDCQRAAREEREAAEKRQKHLDTVEDLKRRGFTDPAMRDWTFENDNGQNPQAIRARNYVKNWERAYAGNVGCLFWGSVGTGKSYLAGCIANALMEKEIPVYMTNFALILNDLAASFEGRNEYISRLCRYPLLILDDFGMERGTEYGLEQVFHVIDSRYRSRKPLIVTTNLTLSELQHPKDTAHSRIYDRVLEMCPPVCCTGGNFRKKAAQDKLGLLKELMNE
- a CDS encoding replication initiator protein A, with the protein product MTADTKLPAYLPYPRFLFKMEISQTAKLLYALLLDRSTLSQKNKWQDDEGRIYIIYPIAEIAEILDKGSTTIKGALNELDMAGLLERERGGFSAPNRLYVKVPRVPQVQFSDQLMAGNPTLTEPENRPTDGQKTDLMMVGKPSPNQTTINNLTENQTMGASGEPPAAFGRYQNIFLSQTEYDELQAEYPDRLERFIEELSQYIAATGKDYRNYAAAVRMWADRDRKGAAKQGVPDYSFKEGESL
- a CDS encoding cysteine-rich VLP protein, producing the protein MNDKLPRMDYRQHRRARRLVHECCNYDGGNCLLLDDGEPCVCVQSISLSLMCRWFRVAVLPLDGELAAALLYRGSRKRCAVCGAAFVPKSNRGKYCPDCAGRMKKIKAAERKRKQRHKCHALEPFKPA
- a CDS encoding relaxase/mobilization nuclease domain-containing protein; its protein translation is MATLKHINSKNADYGAAEQYLLFEHDEFTMKPVLDETGRLIPREDYRLSTLNCGGEDFAVACMRANLRYEKNQRREDVKSHHYIISFDPRDGPDNGLTVDRAQALGEKFCAEHFPGHQALVCTHPDGHNHSGNIHVHIVINSLRIEEVPFLPYMDRPADTKAGCKHRCTDAALRYFKSEVMEMCHREGLYQIDLLNGSKNRVTDREYWAQKKGQAALDKQNAPMIAGGITPRQTKFETNKEKLRQTIRAALSAAASFEDFSSLLLREGVAVKESRGRLSYLTPDRTKPITARKLGDDFERAAVLAVLEQNAARTAEKAAAISSTPPSIKDQLRADRAARTAPNVQRLVDIEQKKAEGKGRGYERWATMHNLKQMAATLNVYQEYGFTSPEQLEAAVDTAYQEMRQTSGELKALETKLQGKKELQRQVLAYAKTKPARDGLKAQKSEKARAAYRQAHESDFIIADAAARYFKAHGITKLPARKALRDEIEQLVSKKSGLYNTYHEQKQRYAELQTVKRNIDQILRREEPRRRKEQSHER
- the mobC gene encoding plasmid mobilization relaxosome protein MobC yields the protein MPKRYNTPHRSRVVKTRLSEDEYADFTARLAPYGISQSEFLRQAIRRTAIRPVIHVSAVNDELLSAVGKLTAEYGKIGGNLNQIARCLNEYGAPYNALSGEVRAAIADLAALKYEVLQKVGDAVGNTQAYQL
- a CDS encoding helix-turn-helix domain-containing protein, producing the protein MSKLLPYETIVKAHEGDPDAIDTVLSHYAGYIRYCSKVHGKVNAEVEEYVKQKLIAALFKFRFDR
- a CDS encoding sigma-70 family RNA polymerase sigma factor translates to MTEDEAYKVHIQYTFNAFCKVVIRHAAIDKVINLRRRWEREVSLDYLMNEKFVQFAEPEQLEEYLFTACGQTAVLYHAELAAALALLPEQTQEEIFRYYFMRQPQRVIGVHIGRTRSTAGRHIQLALKRLRRLMEGKRYE
- a CDS encoding arsenate reductase ArsC; the encoded protein is MKEKPKVAFICVHNSCRSQIAEALGKYLAADIFESYSAGTETVPQINQEAVRLMKQLYNIDMEKTQYSKLLSALPPVDIVVTMGCNVNCPYLPCKYREDWGLEDPTGKDEGEYRETISAIEQKITALKKFIQTNFK